The Prosthecobacter fusiformis sequence TAGAACTCTGGAATACTTTAGGGCTCGAAAAGCGGCATCTTGGGGAATGGGGATGAATTTTAATTTATCCCCATTTGGGGATTTATTGGGTTACTATCTTGAAAATCAATGAGTTGCGATGGGGATGAGTTTTCCCATGGAATCCCCACGCGGGGAGGATGGGGAAAGTATGGGGGATTGGGGACTGCATGGATATGACTGGGTGGACGGTTTTGGAGGTGCCTTGTGTGATATGTTGCATATTATTTAATATCGTTTACTGATTATGATTTGCAAGTCTGTGAAAGTTAACGGCAGCCTGGACTTGCTCAGCCGATAACGGCTAGACATGCCGTGTGACACCCAACTCTCCTTTGATGGTCCACAAAGAGAACTTGCCGTGCTAAGGAATCAAGGTCGCCCGATGACTCAGCAAAACTGGGCCCATACCCACTCGGCAGATAGCGAAGTTGCGGCAGGTGTTTCGATGGCGGTATTTAGCGTCACGCTTTGCCTTCAAAGTTGAAGATATAGATGCAGCAGACCCAGCAATTGAAGGGCTAAAATACAAGCATTGGGTGGCTGCGATAATCAGGCTTCCCAATCTGTTGGCGTATCCGCTGACCGTGCCTCGATACCCGAAAAGAAAAAGCAAGGTGGCGATCCCGCCCGTTATGCACTGCTCTATCGGATGAGCCAGTCCAGATGGGGCCCAGAAGCTCAGCCACATCAGCATTACGATCCACTGCGCCAATGCCACTAGCGCACTATATCGGGCGAACACCGGGTTCCAGGGATCATGCCGGGAAAACCAGAGCCAGCGATGTTTGGAGTATTGTGACATCGGCAATGGGCATAGCACCATCCAACCTATCAACGTCGGGCTGCAGATGAAAACGTTCCCGAGGAAAACTCTTTAACGGCTTCCTGCTTGGCTTCGTCAATGGATTGCCGCATGACCTTGGTGAACTCTTCATTGAGGCCTAGCCATAGGACATTGGTCTCTGTGCCGTTGATCTTTTTCTGCCAGGCAAGAGCTCCCGAGGGGCTGCGAAGTTTGAGATCTACCCCCACGTTATGCCAGGTGGTGGTGAACAGATCCATCCAAAACTCATACACGTCACCCTCCAAGACGGGAATATTGCCGGGGGCGGTACCTTTTCCTTCGACAATGGTCTGGTAACCGGACGCACGTAGGGCATCGGCCACGGCATCCGTCATGAGGCCGGAGACGCCTTCGCTGTTCTTAATGGCCAGATTACCCAGCACCATTCCAAAACCATTGCGCTTATTGCCGATGATCACTTTATCGTCCACTTGGCGAGAATCCGTGAACTGCTTCACGTAGATGGTGCCACGTTGTTGTCCAGAGCTCGAAAGAGGGGTATGATCTGCCTTAATTTTGGTGGTTCCCATGGCGCACTGGGACAAAGAAACGGTGACGCTGACCAGAAACAAGAGGCGAAGGATTTTGTGCATGCTTCGGAAGATTCTTCGGAATATCCAGTGCATCAATCTTAATTTACAGAAGTATTGTGCTTCGGGGTATTCTTCCTGTGTCGCCTGAGCGAAGACCTTGCTAATATGATGCAGGATGAGGAGAGACTGGGAGAAGGGTGGAGTGGTGAAGACGACGCTCTATGACAAACTTATTTCCGGCTAAAGCCGGGACAACAGAGCGCTGGATGCGGTTGCTATTTCGTCACATGCCTCAGGACTTGGCCTTGCTTCAACAGGAGTTCCTGTAGCTCTGGGAGGGGGACTTTTCTTGGGGGGAGTTTGTGATGGATGGAGAGGTGGGCGGCGATGCCGGCGGCTTGGCCGAGGGCCATCCAGGTGGGCTCCATGCGGATGGAGGAGAAGGCGACGTGGGTGGTGCTGGCGGCAACGGGAACGATGAGGCCATCCACGATTTCCGGGATCATGATGCGGTAGGGAATCTCATAAGGGCGGGTGATGTAATCGAGCATGCCGAGGTAACCCTCCAAAACGATGGTATCCCCGGGCTGGCGCTTGCTGGCGGGGAAACTGTCGATGGGGAATTCGCCAACGGCGATGCTATCGGCATGGTGCTTGGGCTGCTGGCCCTTGCCGGTGATGTCGTGCTGAGTGAGGGTGTATTCGCCCATGAGGCGGCGGCCTTCACGGACATAGAGCTGCCAGGGGAAACCGGCATTGTCGGTGAATTCGTCCTTGGGCAGGTGAAGTTCGTTGGCGATCTTGCGATGGGCTTCGGGGACTTCGGGATCGTTTTGCAGGAACCAGAGGAGGCCGAGGGTGAGGCTGCGGTGCTTTTCACAAATGCGCTGGCGGGTGGCGTTGTCTCCTTTGATGTAGCCTTTGTTTTCCTCAGGGAATGGGAAGCCGAGGGGGCGGGGGTTGATGTTGACATCGGTTTTATTATTTGGGATGTCGGTGACGGAGAGGGAGCGGACGAGGGTATTAAAATGGGCGGGATTGTATCCACGGCCGGGCTTGAAAACTTTGGGTCCGGCGAGGCGGCCAGCCTTGAGGTCATCGAAATAACCGAGGTAGGCAGTGCGGTCATAACCGGGCGGGGGCGCGGTCATGGGCAGGGCATTGGCGGGATCTTTAGTTAGGCAGAGACGATAGGTATAAGCGGGCAGGCGGTCATCGGCAGCGCCGGTGCTGCCGGGAAGGAATTCATGGGTCTGGTAATCGAAATAGACGACGCCGGCATGAGGTTCATCGAACTCCTGGCGGGACTCGCGACCGAGGCGGAAACGGGCTCCGGCGGCGGCATATAGATCCCCCTCATAGGTGGCATCCACGAAGACCTGGGCGACCAGGTTATGGACGATGGATGCCTGATGGTTCACTATCTCAATGCTTGTTAGGCGATTGTCCTCCACTTTGACCGTGCGAAGACGCCAGCCTTTAAGGACGGTGATGCGGGCCTCTTTGGCCAGCATGGTGAGGAACACTTTTTCGGCGACGGAGGGCTCGGCATAATAACCTTCGTTGCAGAGCTTGGTGGATTCATGATCCTTCCCATAGGTGGTGAGGTAGTGGTCATAGACGCCGGTGATGAATTCCTTGAAGATGCCACCGATCATGGCGCGGTTTTCAATGTCGCTCTTGCCGAGGCCGCTGGTGGTCATGCCGCCGATGTGGTTGTGAGGCTCCACCAGGGTGACGGTGCGGCCCTGGCGGGCGGCACTGATGGCGGCGGCGATACCACCCGGGGTGCCGCCATAGATAATGACATCCGCAGCCGAGGCGCTCAAAGTGAGAAGTGAGAGAATTAGGAAACGAAGCATGCTGGATGAAACGGCGGAGTGAGATGTGAGGAAAACGACGAAGTCACGGTTTAACCTCAAGAACGGCATGCCGGCGGGCCTTCCAGTAGGCGGCCAGATGGTAAATGATGCCGCAACTGGAGTTGTGCTGGTAATCGAAGTTGCTGAGCAGTTGGCTCAGCGAGGTGCGTTGAGATTCGGTGGCTGATGAGGGATCCGCCATGAGCAGGACGAGTGCGGATTCACCCGCTTCACGGCTGATATGCCAGATTTCACGAAACGGGCCCCACTGGGGGTTGGGGTAGCCTTTTTGATCTTTCCACACGGGAACTGTGCGCCAATCCGGCCCGAGCATCTGCATTTCCTCAGGCGTCTTTTTACCGATGCTGGCCAGTATGCTGGTGAACCTCTTGGCGGCGAGGCTGCGGACGTGCAGCATTCTGGCATGGATGGTGGCCTTCAGTGTCGGGTCTGGCTCCAGGTCATGGAGAACTTCCAAAGAGCACTGCATCTGCAAGAGGGCATAAGCGGGCTTGTCCGGGTCTGGGTTGGCGGATTGCTCAATGGCTTCGGTGACGTAATGCCGCCATTGCTTGTGATAGCGCTCATCCCGAGTGACGTCCCAGGCGGCGGCGTAGATCATAGGGAGGCGGGCGGCCTCATGAGGCTTGACGTTCCACATGCGGCAAATGCCGAGTGGGCAGCGGGCACCGTCGGCACGGCAGAAGTCGTAATCGTTTTCAGGCGTGACAAAAGCGATCATGCGCTCGGCCACGTCTGCGATGATTTTACGGGCCTCAACGCGCGTGGTCTCATCGGACAAAGGGCTGTGGTAATACTGCCAGAGGCCGTGGACAAAGTGGGTGACCTGGTCCCGTGAAGAATTGATATAGACGCCTTTGCCATCCTCAGGACAGACATTCCTGGCGACGAAGCCGCGGACTCCGTGCACGGTGGCGCAGAGGCGCAGACCGGCGAAAACTTCAGCCGCTTGACCGCGTAGTGCATCCTCTCCAGTGACGGCGAATCGATCGCACAATACGCTGAGCATCGCACCGCCCAGGATGGCTCCGTCCTCCATGCCGGTGCTGTAACCGCAGGGATTTGGATACTGGCGGCGGACCTCCTCTGCGGTGGGTAAATGCGCCTGCTCTTTGCCCTTTTCGTAGCTGCTGAGATAGTCTGCAAAGGTATGGACCTGGGGCAGATAAAAGCGGGTCCAGGTGACATCCCAGGCCTTATCCATTTGCATGCTAAGTTTCGCATCCTCTGCACTGGACCCGCCCGGGGCAGTGATCCCAGATGAAGCTGAAGTTGCGAGGATGGCAAAGAGGAGGAAGGTCTTGAGCATGGATGAATAAGGAAGTACTCTTCTTACTCGAGAATCCCGCCGACTGTTACAAAAGGAATGCCTCGTTCTGAGGTACCGGGATCAAAGGCATCCTTTTTGGGACTCGCCCTGGGCGCTACTGGAGTCCTTTTATTGGCGAAGACGCTCAATCTCATCGAAGGAGATTTTGACGACTTCGATGGTCTGCTTGCGACGCGAAAAGGCGACGAGGAGGTAGCCGTCCTGCTCGATGACGTGTGGGTATTGAAACGTTTCTGTGGAAGCGGAGCGCAGCGGGTTGGTTATTTTAGGGTCTGCACTGAGTTTTTCAGGAATCGGCAGGGCGGCCATGCGGGTGAAGGTAACGCCATTATCCGAGGTGGAGAGGCTGAGGGGATTCCGCTGCTTCGGGTTGGCATTGGAGACGAGGACATAATAACCACGACTGGTGCGGAGGCCGAAGAATTTACTGGTGGCATCGGGGAAGTTCGTCTTCTCCGGGGCAGTCCAAGTGCGGCCGTTGTCGCTGGAAACGGCCCGGTAAAAACGGAAGGAGCCGCTGTTGTCACGAAAGAGGCCGAGGAGGCGGTTGTCGGGCAGGGTCCACCAGTCTGGCTCCTCAGGGGCGAAGCCTTCACCCTTATAGGCGACGAGGGGAACGGCCTTCCAGTCCAGAGGCGAGGTGACTCCACCAAACATCATGGAGACCTTACGCTCGTGATCCCGGCGCAGCATGCCATACTCTCCGTTAGGCATTTTTTGTGGCGGGAAGTTGTTGATGGCATCGTCCATCATGAGGCCGAGTTCTTTCCACGACTGGCTCTCCGGCTGCCATTCCCAGGCGAGGAGTTGCAGGCTTTTGCCAAAGAAGTGGACCTTGCCTTTTTCATTGAAGGCTTCGTCATGACTGACGATGGCGAGGAGCCTGCCATCCCGAACCCAGAGGCCGCGCGCGATGTAGCGAAAGCCTTCTTTGGGGGAAGGCGGCATGAGTTGTTTATCTTCACTCCATGTTAGGCCGTCAGGGCTGGTGGCGTAGCGAACATGCTGGGTGGGATTGTCCTCAATAACGGGGCCATGGCTCCAGATGCACCAGTATTTCCCCTCATGAAAGGCGAGGTAATTGTGCAGGCGAAATTTCCACTTGGGATCACCATGGGTGACGAGGGCATGTTCTCCCTTCAGCACCTGCATTTGGGTGAAGTCGATCTTGGTGGGGTCCTGACCCGTACCGGGGAGGTCCAGCATGGGAGGGAGACCGGCGGCGGGGGTGAGGGTGGTGAACAGGGCGAGGCATGCCAGCGAAAGGAGCGGGGCTTTCATGAGAGGATTGTTATATTTATCCTTAGCCCAATTTCACATCACCGCAGAGAGAAACGTGGATGCCTAGCTCGCTCATGGCGGCGGCTTTGATGCGGGCGGCGCGGTGGGCTTGTTTTTCGTTGGGGGTGTAAACGACCTGGATGTGGTTGGACTTGTGGCGGGCCATCATCTGGTCGCGGGAGACGCCTTTGAGCACGGCGTGCATGATGGGCCATTGGGGGGTGGTTTCCTGCCAGCGGCGGTCGGTTTCCTCAGCGGGGAGTTTCACGACTTCGGCGACGCCAATGTCGCAGTGCAAGGCACCGTCCATGACAAAGACGCGGCTCCAGACGATGTGGCCGGGCTTGCTGATGCCCTTCATGGTGCCGCCGCCAAGACGGAAGTACATGGAGGGCTGGCGCTCAGTGCTAGCACCTTTCCAACCGCCGATGAAGTGGGCAGGAGGTGCGGCACCGCTGATGAGGAGAACCCAGACGTAATCTTTGTTATACTTTTGACCCCAGCGGAGGTCATGAAGGGTATTTTCTGGAGCGAAGCCGAGCTCGCGCCAGAGGCGATAGGTGACGAGGCCGTCCAGGCCGGCGCATTCATCCACTTCATTGAAATGGGGGAGGGCCTCGCCTTCAAAGAGGATGCGTTTGCCATCGGCGCTGTGGACGGGAGGGCGGTCGGCGTTGTTGAGCATGCCTTCAACGAGGTCGCTGGCGGGGGTGAGGTCCTTAAGTCCCTGCTGATACTGGATGCCGATGGCATCGCAGCCGAATTCGTCGGCAATGCGGACGGCGGCGATGTACATTTTACACTGGAGGAGGATTTGTGGCTCGGTGAGCTCGGTGGCTTCATCCTGGCCTAACTGCATTTGCAATCCTTTTTTCTTCAGCCAGGCATACACGGCGGCGGCATCGTCATCACTGACGGTCTGCATGGCGGCATAGAGGGTGGACTGGCTGAGCCGCTCCTTGAAGCAGCCGGTGGAGTGAAAGAGATTATCCGGCACGATGGCATTGTACATGCCCATGCAGCCTTCATCGAAGACGCCGAAGATGGCTTTGTTATTGCGGAAACGGCGGCCGAAGTCGCGACCGAGGGTGTCATCATCGCCAGGGATTTTAAGCAGGGAGAGATCGCGGACGTGAGACTGGTCATGGGTGACGCTGCCAGTATCGAGCCATTCGCGGAGGCCGTTTTTAAAGAAGGGATCGGTGAAGGTTTCGCTCCAAAGAGTGGAGTAGCTGACGCCGGCCTTGGTGAGGGAGGCATTCAAGTTTAGCAAACCGACTAGGCCGGGCCACTGGCCGCTCCAGTTGGCGACGGTGAGGATGGGGCCGCGATGGGTGGTGAGGCCGGCGAGGACGTGATGAGAATACTGCCAGACGGCCTCAGCGACGATGAGGGGTGCATCGGGATCTATGGTGCGGAAGACTTCAATGCCCTCGCGCTGGCTGGCGATGAAACCGTGCTTTTTTTTCGCATCATACGGATGCGCACGTTTGACCTCGTAACCTTCGGCCTTGAGGGCTTTGGCGAGAGCGTCCTCCATGGCCTTTTGAGCAGGCCAGCAAGTTTGGTTGGCGGAAAGGCGGAGGTCGCCGCTAGCGACGAGCTGAATGGTACGATGGGTGGGCATGATCAGTCATAGCTTGTTCCAAAGCCCCCTGAGCAGGCAATGCAACGCTGCTGATCATTCTTGCTGGGTGTTTGACGATTCTTGATCATGTGTTGCATGGGAACCGGGCAAAGCGGCGGTTGACCTGATGTAAATGCGGGTAAGAATCCACCTATGAGAAACACCCAACGGGACATCGTGGTTTTGATCCACGGGCTTGGGCGCAGTGCCCGAAGCCTGCTGGCTGTGCGTTTCTGGCTATGGAGGGCAGGATACCGGGTGGCAAGCGTGCGCTATCCCTCCAGGAAGATGACTGTCGAAAAGGCGGTGAATGAGCGGCTGATGCCCACGCTGGAAAAGCTAAAACCTGCTGAAGGAGGTCGAGTGCATTTTGTGACTCATTCACTGGGTGGCATTCTCTTCAGAGCCTGGGCAGCCAAGCGCAATCCAGATTTTCCGTTGGGCAGGACGGTGATGCTGGGGCCGCCCAACCAGGGCAGTGAGGTGCTGGAGCAACTGGGGCATCTGCCGTGGCTGAGGCGGCTGCTAGGGCCCGTGGTTTTGGAACTGGGTGAAAATGAACACAGTGTGCCCAGACAGTTGGGACCGGTGCCGCCGGGAACGGGAGTCATCATGGGGAATAAACCCGTGATCCCTTTTTTCCGTCATCTGCTGGGTCCTGAATCCGACGGAATCGTGACGGTGGCAGGCGGCTGGGTGGAGGGGCAGGCAGATTTTATGGTGACCCCGGCGGATCACACCTTCATCATGTGGCGGCCAGTGGTGCTGCGGGCGGTAGAGCACTTTTTAAAGAACGGCTCCTTTTTGCCCCAGCCTGTGTGGTCCATGGAGGGCGGACTGGCGGGTGCTGCCACTTAGTTTAAGGAAAAGACGACTTCGCAGAATCTAAGGATGACGCGGTAATGATTTTTGTGTAAGACCTTTGTCAGCATGTTTTGTCGCTGGTTTTTTTATCTCGCCATGCTGGCGCTCGTCAGTTGTGCCTCCCGCCCGCCTCCATACCAGGAGCAGGGGTGGGCATCCTACGTGGCGGACCACTATACAGGACGGCCCACTTCTTCAGGAGAGATCTACTATCCACAGGCCTATACTGCGGCCCACACATCCCTGCCCTTTGGGACGGTGGTAACGGTAAAGAACATCATGAACGGTCAAAAGGTCAATGTGACGATCAATGACCGCTTTCCGTATTATCCAGGGCGGGTGATCAATTTGTCCAGCATTGCGGCGCAGAAGATCGGCATTCCGTATATGCAGATGGGGCAGGTGGAACTCACGGCAGAAAACGTGGGCCAGGGCAGCTATGGGCAGAGGGGATACGCCCAACAGCCTGCGTATCCGCAGCAGCAAGCGACCTATCCCTCTCAACCTGCGTATGGTGGATATAATCCACAGCCCGCTGCCACCTATCCGACATACCCTAGCTCCCCAGCAGCGACAGGTGGTGGCTACCAGGTACAGCAGCCCGCAGGCAGCACACCTTATGCGCCCGGTTATAATGGGGGCGGCGGAACACCGCCAGGGCTGCAAACCTATTGATTCCAGCGCAGGAGTGTATCTGGAGCTTGTGAAAACTTTCACAAACGGGTTGCCGGGGGGGGAGGCGGGGCGTATTTCTTGCGCTGTTAACCCTTTTCCCCAAAGCCATGGTCGCCCCTGCTGAAACTCACGCCGCCTACGATTCTAAAATCGAGGGCAATGTCGTCTTCACTAAGCTAGATTCAGCGGTCAACTGGATGCGCAAAAACTCGCTCTGGCCGATGCCCATGGGACTGGCCTGCTGCGCCATTGAGATGATGGCCTCCGCCTGCAGCCGCTATGACCTCAGCCGTTTTGGCATGGAAGTGATGCGGTTTTCCCCCCGCCAGGCGGATGTGATGATCGTGGCGGGCACGGTGACTTATAAGATGGCTCTGGCTGTGAAACGCATCTGGGACCAGATGCCGGAGCCGAAGTGGTGCATCGCCATGGGTGCCTGTGCTTCCAGTGGCGGCATGTACCGCAGCTATGCGGTGCTGCAGGGCATTGATCACCTGATCCCGGTGGACATTTACATCTCCGGCTGCCCTCCACGCCCGGAGGCACTTATGGAAGGCCTGATGCGCCTCCAGCGTAAGATTGACGGTGAGCATTCTGTCTCTGAACAGAAGAAGGAACTCATCAACGACCTGTCTTAATCCCCCAGGTCGCTCCCTAAAAATCGTCAAAGTTCAATAAGCTCAAGCTGTCACGAATCGTATCATGAACGCCGCGCAAATGGTCACTGCCCTGAAGGAAAAGTTCGGCGAAGCCGTGCTGAGCACCACCGAATTTCGTGGAGAGCAGACACTGCAAGTCACCCTGGCAGGGGCCAAGCCGCTGCTCAAGTATTGCCGTGATGAGCTGAATTTTGACTATCTGGTGGATATCTCCAGCCTGGATCACATGGGCCAGGAGCCGCGTTTTGAAATGGTGTATGAAGTGTATGGCTACGGTCATCACCAGCACCTGCGGATCAAATCCCAGATCCCAGATGACCAAGAGCCGACGACCGTCAGCGACATCTGGCCGACGGCTGACTGGCACGAGCGTGAAGTCTGGGACATGATGGGGATCAAATTCGCCGGTCATCCGGACCTGCGCCGTATCCTCATGTGGGAAGGGTATCCTTACTTCCCGCTGCGCAAAGATTTCCCTCTGGCCGGCAAGCCGAGTGATATGCCGGACGTGGGCTTTACAAACATCGCCCCGATGGCTGACGGTCCTTTTGTAACGAGTGCGGGTGCTCCGGATACGGTGGCACGGGAACCTCGGGCCAAAAGGGTGGACTAAAGGCAGGCGCACACACTGGTGCGACCATGACGGAGAATTTATTCCTCTCCGCTGAGGATGATGCTGCCCGTGGCAAGACGGGTGCCATCTGAAGTGATAATTTCCCCGCTTACCTGGACGAGACCAGGCATCACGGCATCTCTTTTGGCAGTAATAGTGAGAGTTTCCCCAGGTGGAATGCTGCCCAAGATTTTAAACTGACGGACGGCGGTGAGACGGACATTTTTAAGAGGCTGATCACCACGGTCACTCTGTGCCAGAATACCGCCCAACTGGGCCAGGGCCTCAATCATGATGACACCCGGAAGCAGAGGCTGACCAGGAAAATGGCCCTCAAGGAAGGCTTCATCCCCTTTCAATGTCCAACGGGCCGTGGCAGTGATGCCAGGTTCCATGGATACCATTTCATCGATAAAGCGAAATGCACGACCGTGCGGGAGTGCGGAAAGGGCTTGGACAAGCGATGCGGGCTGAAACATAATCGGCGCCCTCATACTCCATGCCCTAAGCTTGTGCCAATCCAGAAAAAACAACTCCCACGACGCTCTGAGCCGGTCTGAACGTATTGCCCAATCCTTACCGCATGCTGGACCGATTACGCCTAATCACCGCCTGGATAGCGAGCCTGCTATACTGGATTTTCGGGGGAACCGGTTTTTTGCTACTGTGCCTGCTGCTGCCAGTCGTTTTTAATGAAGATGATGCAAAAATGGTGGGCCAAAGTTTCCTGCGCACGGCGTTTCGGGGATTTCTCAAGCTGCTAAGCTGGTTTGAAATCGTCGAATGTGAATATGTGGGGTTTGAGCGGCTGAAGGATCAGCAAGGGGGAATGATCGTGGCACCGAATCATCCGGCGCTATGGGATGCAGTGTTTGTGCTGGCGGAGGTTGACCACATGGCCTGCGTGTTGAAAGCATCCCTGATGTGTAATCCGATTTTGTTTGGCGGGGCGACAGCCGCCGGCTTCATCCCCAACGAACCTACTCATAAAATGCTACGTCAATGCATTGACATGCTTAAAGGAGGGGGACGTCTTCTGTTTTTCCCTGAAGGAACACGCACACGTGCGGAGAATGGGGAACTCAACCCCTTTCAGGGCGGGCTGGCGCTGGTGGCCAAAAACGCAGGAGTGCCAGTCTGGCCAGTTTATGTGAAAACGAACAGCCGGTATCTGAACAAAGGCTGGCCCCTGTGGCGACTGCCGACGGAGAAAGTGAGCCTTTCCATGACGGTGGGAGAGCCATTGCATTTCCCTGCAAATGGTGATCCGCAAACTTTTCTCAATGAACTGCGTCAGTGTTATTTGACCGCCTTGAAATCCCCAGCCGCATGAAGATCCTGGTCCTGATACCTAGCTACAACACGGGCCGTATTCTGCCGCAAACAGTCGCCGAAGTGCTGACGCACTGGCCAGATGTGTGGGTAGTGATGGATGGAAGCACCGATGGCAGCGAAGCACTGCTAGAGCCGCTGAAGGAAACGGCCCCAGGTCTGAAAGTCATCTCCCTGGAAAAAAATGGAGGCAAGGGCGCAGCCGTACTGCATGGGACCCGGCTTGCGCATGAGGCAGGATACAGCCACGTGCTGACGATCGATGCAGACGGGCAGCATCCGTCCCATGACATCCCCCGTTTTATTGCCCTCTGTGAAAAATATCCAGGTGCTGTGATGATGGGCACGCCGGTCTTTGGCCCGGAAGCCCCCCAGCTGAGGGTGCAGGGGCGCAAAATTTCCAACATGTGGGCAAATCTGGAAACG is a genomic window containing:
- a CDS encoding NADH-quinone oxidoreductase subunit C, translating into MNAAQMVTALKEKFGEAVLSTTEFRGEQTLQVTLAGAKPLLKYCRDELNFDYLVDISSLDHMGQEPRFEMVYEVYGYGHHQHLRIKSQIPDDQEPTTVSDIWPTADWHEREVWDMMGIKFAGHPDLRRILMWEGYPYFPLRKDFPLAGKPSDMPDVGFTNIAPMADGPFVTSAGAPDTVAREPRAKRVD
- a CDS encoding beta-hydroxyacyl-ACP dehydratase; this encodes MRAPIMFQPASLVQALSALPHGRAFRFIDEMVSMEPGITATARWTLKGDEAFLEGHFPGQPLLPGVIMIEALAQLGGILAQSDRGDQPLKNVRLTAVRQFKILGSIPPGETLTITAKRDAVMPGLVQVSGEIITSDGTRLATGSIILSGEE
- a CDS encoding glycosyltransferase family 2 protein, whose amino-acid sequence is MKILVLIPSYNTGRILPQTVAEVLTHWPDVWVVMDGSTDGSEALLEPLKETAPGLKVISLEKNGGKGAAVLHGTRLAHEAGYSHVLTIDADGQHPSHDIPRFIALCEKYPGAVMMGTPVFGPEAPQLRVQGRKISNMWANLETLNWGIPDTLFGMRLYPVPLLLRAFRGTIWARRFDYDTEIAVRLAWQGVPMLAVPTTVRYLTQEEGGVSQFRYFRDNTVLTWMHARLLFGFAWRLPLLLLRLGRGGNPLRKVSA
- a CDS encoding lysophospholipid acyltransferase family protein, with translation MPNPYRMLDRLRLITAWIASLLYWIFGGTGFLLLCLLLPVVFNEDDAKMVGQSFLRTAFRGFLKLLSWFEIVECEYVGFERLKDQQGGMIVAPNHPALWDAVFVLAEVDHMACVLKASLMCNPILFGGATAAGFIPNEPTHKMLRQCIDMLKGGGRLLFFPEGTRTRAENGELNPFQGGLALVAKNAGVPVWPVYVKTNSRYLNKGWPLWRLPTEKVSLSMTVGEPLHFPANGDPQTFLNELRQCYLTALKSPAA
- a CDS encoding esterase/lipase family protein, producing MRNTQRDIVVLIHGLGRSARSLLAVRFWLWRAGYRVASVRYPSRKMTVEKAVNERLMPTLEKLKPAEGGRVHFVTHSLGGILFRAWAAKRNPDFPLGRTVMLGPPNQGSEVLEQLGHLPWLRRLLGPVVLELGENEHSVPRQLGPVPPGTGVIMGNKPVIPFFRHLLGPESDGIVTVAGGWVEGQADFMVTPADHTFIMWRPVVLRAVEHFLKNGSFLPQPVWSMEGGLAGAAT
- a CDS encoding fucose isomerase, whose translation is MPTHRTIQLVASGDLRLSANQTCWPAQKAMEDALAKALKAEGYEVKRAHPYDAKKKHGFIASQREGIEVFRTIDPDAPLIVAEAVWQYSHHVLAGLTTHRGPILTVANWSGQWPGLVGLLNLNASLTKAGVSYSTLWSETFTDPFFKNGLREWLDTGSVTHDQSHVRDLSLLKIPGDDDTLGRDFGRRFRNNKAIFGVFDEGCMGMYNAIVPDNLFHSTGCFKERLSQSTLYAAMQTVSDDDAAAVYAWLKKKGLQMQLGQDEATELTEPQILLQCKMYIAAVRIADEFGCDAIGIQYQQGLKDLTPASDLVEGMLNNADRPPVHSADGKRILFEGEALPHFNEVDECAGLDGLVTYRLWRELGFAPENTLHDLRWGQKYNKDYVWVLLISGAAPPAHFIGGWKGASTERQPSMYFRLGGGTMKGISKPGHIVWSRVFVMDGALHCDIGVAEVVKLPAEETDRRWQETTPQWPIMHAVLKGVSRDQMMARHKSNHIQVVYTPNEKQAHRAARIKAAAMSELGIHVSLCGDVKLG
- a CDS encoding sialidase family protein, which produces MKAPLLSLACLALFTTLTPAAGLPPMLDLPGTGQDPTKIDFTQMQVLKGEHALVTHGDPKWKFRLHNYLAFHEGKYWCIWSHGPVIEDNPTQHVRYATSPDGLTWSEDKQLMPPSPKEGFRYIARGLWVRDGRLLAIVSHDEAFNEKGKVHFFGKSLQLLAWEWQPESQSWKELGLMMDDAINNFPPQKMPNGEYGMLRRDHERKVSMMFGGVTSPLDWKAVPLVAYKGEGFAPEEPDWWTLPDNRLLGLFRDNSGSFRFYRAVSSDNGRTWTAPEKTNFPDATSKFFGLRTSRGYYVLVSNANPKQRNPLSLSTSDNGVTFTRMAALPIPEKLSADPKITNPLRSASTETFQYPHVIEQDGYLLVAFSRRKQTIEVVKISFDEIERLRQ
- a CDS encoding septal ring lytic transglycosylase RlpA family protein — translated: MFCRWFFYLAMLALVSCASRPPPYQEQGWASYVADHYTGRPTSSGEIYYPQAYTAAHTSLPFGTVVTVKNIMNGQKVNVTINDRFPYYPGRVINLSSIAAQKIGIPYMQMGQVELTAENVGQGSYGQRGYAQQPAYPQQQATYPSQPAYGGYNPQPAATYPTYPSSPAATGGGYQVQQPAGSTPYAPGYNGGGGTPPGLQTY
- a CDS encoding FAD-dependent oxidoreductase, producing MLRFLILSLLTLSASAADVIIYGGTPGGIAAAISAARQGRTVTLVEPHNHIGGMTTSGLGKSDIENRAMIGGIFKEFITGVYDHYLTTYGKDHESTKLCNEGYYAEPSVAEKVFLTMLAKEARITVLKGWRLRTVKVEDNRLTSIEIVNHQASIVHNLVAQVFVDATYEGDLYAAAGARFRLGRESRQEFDEPHAGVVYFDYQTHEFLPGSTGAADDRLPAYTYRLCLTKDPANALPMTAPPPGYDRTAYLGYFDDLKAGRLAGPKVFKPGRGYNPAHFNTLVRSLSVTDIPNNKTDVNINPRPLGFPFPEENKGYIKGDNATRQRICEKHRSLTLGLLWFLQNDPEVPEAHRKIANELHLPKDEFTDNAGFPWQLYVREGRRLMGEYTLTQHDITGKGQQPKHHADSIAVGEFPIDSFPASKRQPGDTIVLEGYLGMLDYITRPYEIPYRIMIPEIVDGLIVPVAASTTHVAFSSIRMEPTWMALGQAAGIAAHLSIHHKLPPRKVPLPELQELLLKQGQVLRHVTK
- the nuoB gene encoding NADH-quinone oxidoreductase subunit NuoB, whose product is MVAPAETHAAYDSKIEGNVVFTKLDSAVNWMRKNSLWPMPMGLACCAIEMMASACSRYDLSRFGMEVMRFSPRQADVMIVAGTVTYKMALAVKRIWDQMPEPKWCIAMGACASSGGMYRSYAVLQGIDHLIPVDIYISGCPPRPEALMEGLMRLQRKIDGEHSVSEQKKELINDLS